The following coding sequences are from one Rutidosis leptorrhynchoides isolate AG116_Rl617_1_P2 chromosome 11, CSIRO_AGI_Rlap_v1, whole genome shotgun sequence window:
- the LOC139875457 gene encoding uncharacterized protein encodes MIIANPRHPEQKIKIGGGLSDETKFKLRNILTANADVFAWKEADMTGVPREIAEHKLNANPNLTPVRQKKRGMAPERSEWLKAEVDKLVKANILREVRYQTWVANPVLVKKPDVPWRMCVDFIDISKACPKDNYPLPEIDWKVESLAGFRYKCFLDAAITTILWDTKELFEENGFQVDGRSRYSNSRNEKTAKGAAYNDCANCWINIDTISGSIKGSNKLSSDSGQGTGSELNYPAIEKLVYALVHTARRLRRYFQAHPIRVLTDQPIKQMWEMHTDGACGPEGAGAGIILKSLEGKEYTFALRFSFPVTNNEAKYEALLSGMRVAKHLEVKELSVYVDSQLVANQFNGIFEAHDESMQKYLKLVQELAVDFDLFQITQISRTLNKKADALSKLAALTFSHFKKEIWVEEVKIKTIEEDSVSATVEEEERSWMTPIIEFLANDTLPIDSSEARKIKMKAPMYLLDKGILYIKSFLGPHLRCLNPTQAESIIREVHEGMCALHSGTKQSLPK; translated from the exons ATGATCATTGCAAATCCGCGGCATCCAGAGCAAAAAATTAAAATCGGTGGAGGATTGTCTGATGAAACGAAGTTCAAGCTTCGTAATATACTAACCGCAAATGCGGACGTGTTTGCATGGAAAGAAGCAGATATGACGGGCGTACCAAGAGAGATTGCTGAGCATAAGCTTAATGCAAATCCTAATCTGACGCCAGTGCGTCAAAAGAAACGTGGTATGGCCCCAGAAAGAAGTGAGTGGTTAAAAGCAGAGGTTGACAAGTTGGTCAAGGCAAATATTTTGAGAGAAGTAAGGTACCAAACATGGGTAGCAAACCCGGTACTGGTCAAAAAGCCTGATGTGCCCTGGCGTATGTGCGTTGACTTCATAGATATTAGTAAAGCTTGCCCTAAGGATAATTATCCGCTGCCGGAAATAGACTGGAAGGTTGAATCACTAGCCGGTTTCCGATACAAATGTTTTTTGGATgc AGCGATTACTACCATTCTTTGGGACACTAAAGAATTGTTTGAAGAAAACGGATTTCAAGTGGACGGAAGAAGCAGATACAGCAATTCAAGAAATGAAAAAACTGCTAAAGGAGCTGCCTACAATGACTGCGCCAATTGCTGGATAAACATTGATACTATATCTGGCAGCATCAAAGGAAGCAATAAGCTCAGTTCTGATAGCGGACAGGGGACAG GGAGCGAATTAAATTATCCGgcgatcgaaaaattagtttatgcACTCGTGCATACGGCTAGACGCTTGCGGAGATATTTCCAAGCGCACCCAATAAGGGTTCTAACAGATCAGCCAATAAAGCAG ATGTGGGAAATGCACACAGATGGGGCTTGTGGTCCAGAAGGCGCAGGGGCAGGAATAATCCTAAAAAGTCTGGAGGGGAAAGAATATACTTTCGCACTGCGATTCAGCTTCCCCGTGACAAATAACGAAGCCAAATATGAGGCATTGTTATCTGGAATGAGGGTAGCAAAACATCTGGAGGTCAAAGAATTATCAGTTTATGTTGATTCGCAGTTGGTGGCGAACCAATTTAACGGAATATTCGAAGCACATGATGAATCAATGCAAAAATACTTGAAGCTAGTACAAGAATTGGCAGTTGACTTCGATTTATTCCAGATAACCCAGATTTCAAGGACGCTAAACAAAAAGGCGGACGCGTTAAGCAAACTAGCCGCATTGACATTCAGTCATTTCAAGAAAGAAATTTGGGTTGAAGAGGTTAAAATAAAAACTATTGAAGAAGACAGTGTTTCAGCTACGGTTGAAGAAGAAGAGCGGAGTTGGATGACACCAATAATAGAGTTTCTAGCTAACGATACATTGCCAATAGACTCGAGTGAAGCACGAAAGATTAAAATGAAAGCACCAATGTATTTGTTAGACAAAGGAATCCTGTACATAAAATCTTTTCTGGGACCTCACTTGCGATGTCTCAATCCAACTCAAGCGGAGTCAATCATACGGGAAGTACATGAGGGGATGTGTGCTTTGCATTCAGGCACAAAACAGTCGCTTCCAAAATAA